The following proteins come from a genomic window of Canis lupus familiaris isolate Mischka breed German Shepherd chromosome 31, alternate assembly UU_Cfam_GSD_1.0, whole genome shotgun sequence:
- the CLDN14 gene encoding claudin-14 — MASTAVQLLGFLLSFLGLVGTLITTILPHWRRTAHVGTNILTAVSYLKGLWMECVWHSTGIYQCQIYRSLLALPRDLQAARALMVISCLLSAAACACAVVGMKCTRCAKGTPAKTVCAVLGGALFLLAGLLCMVAVSWTTNDVVQNFYNPLLPSGMKFELGQALYLGFISSSLSLIGGTLLCLSCLDEVPSGPHQVPPRATTATTAPAYRPPAAFKDNRAPSATSTSLSGYRLNDYV, encoded by the coding sequence ATGGCCAGCACGGCCGTGCAGctgctgggcttcctgctcagcttcCTGGGCCTGGTGGGCACGCTGATCACCACCATCCTGCCGCACTGGCGCCGCACGGCGCACGTGGGCACCAACATCCTGACGGCCGTGTCCTACCTGAAAGGGCTGTGGATGGAGTGCGTGTGGCACAGCACGGGCATCTACCAGTGCCAGATCTACCGCTCGCTGCTGGCGCTGCCCCGGGACCTGCAGGCGGCCCGTGCGCTCATGGTCATCTCGTGCCTGCTGTCGGCCGCCGCCTGCGCCTGTGCCGTCGTGGGCATGAAGTGCACGCGCTGCGCCAAGGGCACCCCGGCCAAGACCGTGTGCGCCGTGCTGGGCGGCGCGCTCTTCCTCCTGGCCGGCCTGCTGTGCATGGTGGCCGTCTCCTGGACCACCAACGACGTGGTGCAGAACTTCTACAACCCGCTGCTGCCCAGCGGCATGAAGTTCGAGCTCGGGCAGGCCCTCTACCTCGGCTTCATCTCCTCGTCCCTGTCGCTCATCGGTGGCACGCTGCTTTGCCTGTCCTGCCTGGACGAGGTGCCCTCCGGGCCCCACCAGGTGCCGCCCAGGGCCACCACGGCCACCACCGCTCCCGCCTACCGGCCCCCCGCTGCCTTCAAGGACAACCGGGCCCCCTCAGCCACCTCGACCTCGCTCAGCGGGTACAGACTGAACGACTATGTGTGA